The following proteins are co-located in the Camarhynchus parvulus chromosome 17, STF_HiC, whole genome shotgun sequence genome:
- the LOC115910998 gene encoding torsin-1B-like, which translates to MARSVPLLWVLLPGLAALEPLSVGLAIGVASALTGYLSHPRFYCSYVECCPRAEQRLNATALKAQLDNRLFGQHLAKDVVLKAVLGFSNNPSPKKPLMLSLHGWAGTGKNFLSQILAEQVHPAGLRSKFVHLFLATLHFPHHDQVKLYKEQLQNWIRGNVSACPSSVFIFDEMDKMHPGVIDAIKPFLDYYEEVDGVSYRKAIFIFLSNAGGDLINKAALDFWASGKRREDIQLKDLEPLLSVGVFNNKNSGLWHSSIIDRNLIDYFVPFLPLEQRHVKMCVRAEMAARGYAVDEKIVQEVADEMTYFPKEQRIYSDKGCKTVQAKLDIHEDFVMRDTNTRG; encoded by the exons ATGGCGCGCTCGGTGCcgctgctgtgggtgctgctgccagggctggcgGCGCTGGAGCCGCTCAGCGTGGGCCTGGCCATCGGCGTGGCCTCGGCGCTCACCGGCTACCTGTCGCACCCCAGGTTCTACTGCAGCTACGTGGAGTGCTGCCCCCGAGCCGAGCAGCGCCTCAACGCCACTG CGCTGAAGGCGCAGCTGGACAACAGGCTCTTCGGGCAGCACCTGGCCAAGGACGTGGTGCTGAAGGCGGTGCTGGGCTTCAGCAACAACCCCAGCCCCAAGAAGCCGCTGATGCTATCGCTGCACGGCTGGGCCGGCACCGGCAAGAACTTCCTGAGCCAGATCCTGGCGGAGCAGGTCCACCCCGCCGGCCTGCGCAGCAAGTTCGTGCATCTCTTCCTGGCCACCCTGCACTTCCCCCACCACGACCAGGTCAAGCTGTACAAG GAACAGCTGCAGAACTGGATTCGAGGCAATGTCAGTGCCTGTCCCTCCTCTGTCTTCATTTTTGATGAGATGGACAAAATGCATCCAGGTGTCATTGATGCCATCAAGCCCTTCTTAGACTATTATGAGGAAGTTGATGGGGTGTCTTACAGGAAAGCCATCTTCATCTTCCTCAG CAATGCAGGTGGTGATTTAATTAACAAAGCAGCTCTTGACTTCTGGGCAAGTGGAAAGCGCAGGGAAGATATTCAGCTGAAAGACCTGGAGCCCTTGCTCTCTGTAGGAGTCTTCAACAACAAGAATA gtgggctgtggcacagcagcatcaTTGACAGGAACCTGATTGACTACTTtgtccctttcctgcccctggaGCAAAGGCATGTGAAGATGTGTGTGAGGGCTGAAATGGCAGCCCGTGGCTATGCTGTGGATGAGAAGATTGTTCAGGAGGTGGCAGATGAGATGACCTACTTCCCCAAGGAGCAGAGGATCTACTCTGATAAAGGCTGCAAGACTGTACAGGCCAAGCTGGATATTCATGAAGACTTTGTGATGAGAGATACGAACACCAGGGGTTGA